A window of the Equus asinus isolate D_3611 breed Donkey chromosome 20, EquAss-T2T_v2, whole genome shotgun sequence genome harbors these coding sequences:
- the BDNF gene encoding neurotrophic factor BDNF precursor form isoform X2 translates to MTILFLTMVISYFGCMKAAPMKEANARGQGSLAYPAVRTHGTLESVNGPKAGSRGLTSLADTFEHVIEDLLDEGQKVRPDEENSKDADLYTSRVMLSSQVPLEPPLLFLLEEYKNYLDAANMSMRVRRHSDPARRGELSVCDSISEWVTAADKKTAVDMSGGTVTVLEKVPVSKGQLKQYFYETKCNPMGYTKEGCRGIDKRHWNSQCRTTQSYVRALTMDSKKRIGWRFIRIDTSCVCTLTIKRGR, encoded by the coding sequence ATGACCATCCTTTTCCTTACTATGGTTATTTCATACTTCGGTTGCATGAAGGCTGCCCCCATGAAAGAAGCAAACGCCCGAGGACAAGGCAGCTTGGCCTACCCAGCTGTGCGGACCCATGGGACTCTGGAGAGCGTGAACGGGCCCAAGGCAGGCTCGAGAGGCCTGACCTCGTTGGCTGACACTTTCGAACACGTGATAGAAGACCTGTTGGATGAGGGCCAGAAAGTGCGGCCCGATGAAGAGAACAGTAAGGACGCGGACTTGTACACTTCCCGGGTGATGCTCAGTAGTCAAGTGCCTTTGGagcctccccttctctttctgctggagGAATACAAAAATTACCTGGATGCTGCGAACATGTCTATGAGGGTCCGGCGCCACTCTGACCCGGCCCGCCGCGGGGAGCTGAGCGTCTGCGACAGCATTAGCGAGTGGGTCACCGCGGCGGATAAGAAGACGGCAGTGGACATGTCGGGCGGGACGGTCACGGTCCTGGAAAAGGTCCCTGTGTCGAAAGGCCAGCTGAAGCAGTACTTCTATGAGACCAAGTGCAACCCCATGGGTTACACGAAGGAGGGCTGCAGGGGCATCGACAAAAGGCACTGGAACTCCCAATGCCGAACTACCCAGTCGTACGTGCGGGCCCTCACCATGGATAGCAAAAAGAGAATCGGCTGGCGGTTCATAAGGATAGACACTTCCTGTGTATGTACATTGACCATTAAAA
- the BDNF gene encoding neurotrophic factor BDNF precursor form isoform X1, producing MSRFPKAPVTRIFLPPYSDLFHQVRRVMTILFLTMVISYFGCMKAAPMKEANARGQGSLAYPAVRTHGTLESVNGPKAGSRGLTSLADTFEHVIEDLLDEGQKVRPDEENSKDADLYTSRVMLSSQVPLEPPLLFLLEEYKNYLDAANMSMRVRRHSDPARRGELSVCDSISEWVTAADKKTAVDMSGGTVTVLEKVPVSKGQLKQYFYETKCNPMGYTKEGCRGIDKRHWNSQCRTTQSYVRALTMDSKKRIGWRFIRIDTSCVCTLTIKRGR from the coding sequence TTCCACCAGGTGCGAAGAGTGATGACCATCCTTTTCCTTACTATGGTTATTTCATACTTCGGTTGCATGAAGGCTGCCCCCATGAAAGAAGCAAACGCCCGAGGACAAGGCAGCTTGGCCTACCCAGCTGTGCGGACCCATGGGACTCTGGAGAGCGTGAACGGGCCCAAGGCAGGCTCGAGAGGCCTGACCTCGTTGGCTGACACTTTCGAACACGTGATAGAAGACCTGTTGGATGAGGGCCAGAAAGTGCGGCCCGATGAAGAGAACAGTAAGGACGCGGACTTGTACACTTCCCGGGTGATGCTCAGTAGTCAAGTGCCTTTGGagcctccccttctctttctgctggagGAATACAAAAATTACCTGGATGCTGCGAACATGTCTATGAGGGTCCGGCGCCACTCTGACCCGGCCCGCCGCGGGGAGCTGAGCGTCTGCGACAGCATTAGCGAGTGGGTCACCGCGGCGGATAAGAAGACGGCAGTGGACATGTCGGGCGGGACGGTCACGGTCCTGGAAAAGGTCCCTGTGTCGAAAGGCCAGCTGAAGCAGTACTTCTATGAGACCAAGTGCAACCCCATGGGTTACACGAAGGAGGGCTGCAGGGGCATCGACAAAAGGCACTGGAACTCCCAATGCCGAACTACCCAGTCGTACGTGCGGGCCCTCACCATGGATAGCAAAAAGAGAATCGGCTGGCGGTTCATAAGGATAGACACTTCCTGTGTATGTACATTGACCATTAAAA
- the BDNF gene encoding neurotrophic factor BDNF precursor form isoform X3, with protein MFHQVRRVMTILFLTMVISYFGCMKAAPMKEANARGQGSLAYPAVRTHGTLESVNGPKAGSRGLTSLADTFEHVIEDLLDEGQKVRPDEENSKDADLYTSRVMLSSQVPLEPPLLFLLEEYKNYLDAANMSMRVRRHSDPARRGELSVCDSISEWVTAADKKTAVDMSGGTVTVLEKVPVSKGQLKQYFYETKCNPMGYTKEGCRGIDKRHWNSQCRTTQSYVRALTMDSKKRIGWRFIRIDTSCVCTLTIKRGR; from the coding sequence TTCCACCAGGTGCGAAGAGTGATGACCATCCTTTTCCTTACTATGGTTATTTCATACTTCGGTTGCATGAAGGCTGCCCCCATGAAAGAAGCAAACGCCCGAGGACAAGGCAGCTTGGCCTACCCAGCTGTGCGGACCCATGGGACTCTGGAGAGCGTGAACGGGCCCAAGGCAGGCTCGAGAGGCCTGACCTCGTTGGCTGACACTTTCGAACACGTGATAGAAGACCTGTTGGATGAGGGCCAGAAAGTGCGGCCCGATGAAGAGAACAGTAAGGACGCGGACTTGTACACTTCCCGGGTGATGCTCAGTAGTCAAGTGCCTTTGGagcctccccttctctttctgctggagGAATACAAAAATTACCTGGATGCTGCGAACATGTCTATGAGGGTCCGGCGCCACTCTGACCCGGCCCGCCGCGGGGAGCTGAGCGTCTGCGACAGCATTAGCGAGTGGGTCACCGCGGCGGATAAGAAGACGGCAGTGGACATGTCGGGCGGGACGGTCACGGTCCTGGAAAAGGTCCCTGTGTCGAAAGGCCAGCTGAAGCAGTACTTCTATGAGACCAAGTGCAACCCCATGGGTTACACGAAGGAGGGCTGCAGGGGCATCGACAAAAGGCACTGGAACTCCCAATGCCGAACTACCCAGTCGTACGTGCGGGCCCTCACCATGGATAGCAAAAAGAGAATCGGCTGGCGGTTCATAAGGATAGACACTTCCTGTGTATGTACATTGACCATTAAAA